One segment of Neisseria mucosa DNA contains the following:
- the nadE gene encoding NAD(+) synthase, protein MQTQAIIRHIVQWLKDYAEQARAKGFVVGVSGGIDSAVVSTLAAQTGLSVLLLEMPIRQKSDQVNRAQEHMGRLKQRYPNVKAQSVDLTPAFDTFADTVDVSETEFPNKQLALANARSRLRMTTLYYYGQLHGLLVAGTGNKIEDFGVGFFTKYGDGGVDISPIADLTKTQVYALAAELDVSEDIQKAVPTDGLWDTERTDEEQMGASYPELEWAMSVYGSHKPEDFEGRQREVLAIYTRLHKAMQHKVNPIPVCKIPEELF, encoded by the coding sequence ATGCAAACCCAAGCCATCATCCGCCATATCGTTCAATGGCTCAAAGATTACGCCGAGCAGGCGCGTGCCAAAGGTTTTGTCGTCGGCGTATCCGGCGGCATCGATTCTGCCGTGGTTTCCACCCTTGCCGCGCAAACCGGTTTGTCGGTTTTGTTGTTGGAAATGCCGATTCGTCAGAAATCCGACCAAGTTAACCGCGCGCAAGAACACATGGGCCGTCTGAAACAGCGTTATCCTAACGTAAAAGCGCAAAGCGTTGATTTGACTCCGGCGTTCGATACGTTTGCCGATACCGTTGACGTCAGCGAAACCGAATTTCCCAACAAACAGCTGGCACTGGCCAATGCACGCAGCCGCCTGCGCATGACGACGCTTTATTATTACGGTCAGCTGCATGGTTTGCTGGTGGCCGGGACGGGCAATAAAATTGAAGATTTCGGCGTCGGTTTCTTCACCAAATACGGCGACGGCGGCGTGGACATCAGCCCGATTGCCGATTTGACCAAGACTCAAGTGTACGCGTTGGCTGCCGAGCTGGACGTATCGGAAGACATTCAAAAAGCCGTACCGACAGACGGACTTTGGGATACCGAGCGTACCGATGAAGAGCAAATGGGTGCATCTTATCCCGAACTCGAATGGGCGATGAGCGTGTACGGCAGCCACAAGCCTGAAGATTTTGAAGGCAGACAGCGCGAAGTTTTAGCAATCTATACCCGGTTGCACAAAGCCATGCAGCACAAAGTCAATCCGATTCCGGTTTGCAAGATTCCGGAAGAATTGTTTTAA
- a CDS encoding GNAT family N-acetyltransferase yields the protein MSPSRFNQTGPKIGLSVRLAETQAEIEAAQRLRYQVFAQELGAEIESNDGRDVDPYDEHCHHLLAFDDATGEVIGCYRLITEETAKKVGGWYSEHEFDLEPLKDILPQTVELGRACTHPDYRNGGLVMLLWTGLVKFMKDENLRFMIGCGSIEMRDGGSDAAGLYHALKGKYLAPEQWRVKPLNPLKWDNITPSENPPVPALIKGYLKAGAWFCGEPCVDEAFNCADVLIMMDISHLSDRYLQRFAPKTES from the coding sequence ATGTCCCCCAGCCGTTTCAATCAAACGGGCCCAAAAATCGGCCTGAGCGTACGCCTTGCAGAAACCCAAGCTGAAATCGAAGCCGCCCAAAGATTGCGCTATCAGGTTTTTGCCCAAGAATTGGGTGCGGAAATCGAAAGCAATGACGGCCGCGATGTCGATCCTTATGATGAGCATTGCCACCACCTGCTCGCGTTTGACGATGCAACCGGCGAAGTTATCGGCTGCTACCGCCTAATTACCGAAGAAACCGCAAAAAAAGTCGGCGGCTGGTACAGCGAGCATGAATTCGACCTTGAGCCTTTGAAAGACATCCTACCGCAAACCGTCGAACTCGGCCGCGCCTGCACCCACCCGGACTACCGCAACGGCGGCTTGGTCATGCTGTTGTGGACCGGCTTGGTCAAATTCATGAAAGACGAAAACCTGCGCTTTATGATTGGTTGCGGCAGTATCGAAATGCGCGACGGCGGCAGCGATGCGGCCGGCCTGTATCATGCCTTGAAAGGCAAATACCTTGCTCCGGAACAATGGCGCGTCAAACCGCTCAACCCGCTCAAATGGGACAACATCACGCCGTCTGAAAACCCGCCCGTGCCCGCACTGATCAAAGGCTATCTCAAAGCAGGCGCGTGGTTTTGCGGCGAACCTTGTGTCGATGAAGCGTTCAACTGCGCGGATGTGCTGATCATGATGGACATCAGCCATCTTTCCGACCGCTACTTGCAGCGTTTCGCCCCTAAAACCGAGTCATAA
- a CDS encoding pyridoxal phosphate-dependent aminotransferase, with amino-acid sequence MEKFPKSSKLDHVCYDIRGPVHKKALQLEEEGNKILKLNIGNPAPFGFEAPDEILVDVIRNLPTSQGYCDSKGLYSARKAIVHYYQTKGLLDVTVNDVYIGNGVSELITMSMQALLNDGDEILIPAPDYPLWTAAATLAGGTVRHYLCDEENNWFPNLADMEAKITPKTKAIVVINPNNPTGAVYSKEILLEIAELARKHGLIIFADEIYDKILYDDAVHHHIAALAPDLLTVTFNGLSKAYRVAGFRQGWMILNGPKHHAKGYIEGLDMLSSMRLCATTPMQHAIQTALGGYQSINEFLLPGGRLLEQRNKAWELVNQIPGISCVKPMGALYMFPKIDTEMYSIHDDMKFIYDLLVREKVLFVQGTGFNWIRPDHFRIVTLPPVHQIEEAMGKLERFLQNYRQ; translated from the coding sequence ATGGAGAAATTCCCCAAATCATCCAAACTGGACCACGTTTGCTACGACATCCGCGGCCCGGTTCACAAAAAAGCCCTGCAACTGGAAGAAGAAGGCAACAAAATCCTCAAGCTCAATATCGGCAATCCGGCTCCGTTCGGCTTTGAAGCGCCTGACGAAATCTTGGTTGACGTCATCCGCAACCTGCCGACTTCACAAGGCTATTGCGACTCCAAAGGCCTTTATTCCGCACGCAAAGCCATCGTCCACTACTACCAAACCAAAGGACTGCTCGACGTTACCGTCAACGACGTTTACATCGGCAACGGCGTCTCCGAATTGATTACCATGTCCATGCAGGCGCTGCTCAACGACGGCGACGAAATCCTGATTCCCGCACCGGACTATCCTTTGTGGACCGCCGCCGCAACACTGGCAGGCGGCACCGTCCGCCATTATCTATGCGACGAAGAAAATAACTGGTTCCCCAACCTGGCCGACATGGAAGCCAAAATTACGCCTAAAACCAAAGCCATCGTCGTCATCAACCCCAACAACCCGACAGGCGCGGTGTACAGCAAAGAAATCCTGCTCGAAATCGCCGAATTGGCACGCAAACACGGCCTGATTATTTTTGCCGACGAAATTTACGACAAAATCCTCTACGACGACGCAGTACACCACCATATCGCCGCGCTTGCCCCCGACCTCCTGACCGTGACATTCAACGGCCTCTCGAAAGCCTACCGCGTTGCCGGATTCCGTCAAGGCTGGATGATACTCAACGGCCCGAAACATCATGCAAAAGGCTATATCGAAGGCTTGGACATGCTCTCGTCTATGCGCCTTTGTGCCACCACACCCATGCAACACGCCATTCAGACGGCCTTAGGCGGATACCAAAGCATCAACGAATTCCTCCTCCCAGGCGGCCGCCTGCTCGAGCAACGCAACAAAGCATGGGAACTGGTCAACCAGATTCCGGGCATATCCTGCGTCAAACCCATGGGTGCATTGTATATGTTCCCCAAAATCGATACCGAAATGTACAGCATCCACGACGACATGAAATTCATCTACGACTTACTCGTACGTGAAAAAGTCCTGTTCGTCCAAGGCACAGGCTTCAACTGGATACGCCCCGACCACTTCCGTATCGTTACCCTGCCGCCCGTTCATCAAATTGAAGAGGCCATGGGCAAACTCGAACGCTTCCTGCAAAACTACCGTCAATAA
- the earP gene encoding elongation factor P maturation arginine rhamnosyltransferase EarP: protein MNTPLPYTCWIFCNVIDNFGDIGVSWRLARILQRELGWQVHLWTDDFPSLQALCPDLASIPNIHQSIGIHAWQADHAEDTDTAPTPDIVIETFACELPDNVQSIIRRHRPLWLNWEYLSAEDSNERLHLMPSLQAGGIQKYFWFMGFSEKSGGLLRERDYAESARFDTETLRRQLKLPAKNAPEWLLFGYQSDIWAKWLTMWQQSDQPITLLLAGTQIIASLKNSGLVPQNALLEDGDVYQSGHVTLIKIPFVAQQDFDKLLNLADGAVIRGEDSFIRAQLAGKPFFWHIYPQEENIHLDKLHAFWDKAHQVYPDVVATAHRLLSDELNNGEALSDNQRLQAWQTLTAHQNEWRQSAAKWRDGLFAQKSAVEKLAAFISKHKKIR from the coding sequence ATGAACACTCCCCTACCTTATACCTGCTGGATTTTCTGCAACGTCATCGACAACTTCGGTGACATCGGCGTTTCATGGCGGCTGGCGCGTATTTTGCAACGCGAACTCGGCTGGCAAGTGCATTTATGGACAGACGATTTCCCGTCCCTTCAAGCACTTTGCCCTGATTTGGCCTCGATTCCCAATATCCATCAAAGTATCGGCATTCACGCGTGGCAAGCCGACCATGCCGAAGATACTGATACCGCCCCTACTCCCGACATCGTCATCGAAACCTTCGCCTGCGAACTGCCCGACAACGTTCAATCCATCATCCGCCGACACCGACCGCTTTGGCTCAACTGGGAATACCTCAGCGCGGAAGACAGCAACGAGAGGCTGCACTTAATGCCCTCACTCCAAGCAGGCGGCATACAGAAATATTTTTGGTTTATGGGTTTCAGCGAAAAAAGCGGCGGCCTGCTGCGCGAACGCGATTACGCCGAATCTGCCCGCTTTGATACGGAAACCTTACGCCGACAACTCAAACTTCCCGCAAAAAACGCGCCCGAATGGCTGCTTTTCGGCTATCAAAGCGATATTTGGGCAAAATGGCTGACCATGTGGCAACAGTCTGACCAACCCATTACCTTGCTGCTTGCAGGTACGCAAATCATCGCCAGCCTGAAAAACAGCGGCCTAGTGCCGCAAAACGCCCTGCTTGAAGACGGCGATGTGTATCAGAGCGGACACGTTACCCTAATCAAAATCCCTTTCGTTGCCCAACAAGATTTCGACAAACTGCTCAACCTTGCCGACGGCGCCGTCATACGCGGCGAAGACAGCTTTATTCGCGCCCAGCTCGCTGGAAAACCTTTCTTTTGGCACATCTACCCGCAAGAAGAAAATATCCATCTCGACAAGCTGCACGCGTTTTGGGACAAAGCGCATCAGGTTTATCCGGATGTTGTCGCCACGGCACACCGCCTCCTTTCCGACGAACTCAACAACGGCGAAGCACTCAGCGACAACCAACGCCTGCAGGCATGGCAAACCTTGACGGCACATCAAAACGAATGGCGCCAAAGCGCGGCAAAATGGCGGGACGGACTTTTTGCCCAAAAAAGTGCCGTCGAAAAACTTGCCGCCTTTATTTCAAAGCACAAAAAAATACGCTAA
- a CDS encoding MlaC/ttg2D family ABC transporter substrate-binding protein, whose protein sequence is MNRFLQTLIVAAPMVIAAPYVAAETHPAQKQMQQNIDAVLKIARNTSLTEAQRVKQVEQYANRYLDYERISALAVGAPWREFSAKQKTDFIRAFKDMVIAMYSHSALIGAADANVRLLPKMTANGNKFDVFSEIQTKKGTKYEVAYQLYQSGGVYKIYNIRVDGTSLVTVYRNQFGELIKSKGIDGTIATVAAKGLKKQ, encoded by the coding sequence ATGAACCGTTTTCTCCAAACTTTGATTGTGGCTGCTCCGATGGTGATTGCCGCGCCTTATGTGGCGGCGGAAACGCATCCGGCGCAAAAGCAGATGCAGCAGAACATTGATGCCGTGTTGAAAATCGCACGCAATACGTCTTTGACAGAGGCGCAACGTGTGAAACAGGTTGAGCAGTATGCCAACCGTTATTTGGATTATGAGCGTATTTCGGCTTTGGCGGTCGGTGCGCCATGGCGTGAATTTTCTGCCAAGCAGAAAACCGATTTTATCCGTGCATTCAAAGACATGGTCATTGCGATGTACTCGCATTCCGCGTTAATTGGTGCGGCGGATGCAAATGTGCGCCTGTTGCCAAAGATGACGGCAAACGGCAATAAGTTTGACGTTTTCTCAGAAATTCAAACCAAAAAAGGTACGAAGTATGAAGTGGCTTACCAACTTTACCAAAGCGGCGGCGTGTATAAGATTTACAACATCCGCGTGGACGGTACCAGCTTGGTAACGGTATACCGCAACCAATTTGGCGAGCTGATTAAGAGCAAAGGCATTGACGGTACGATTGCGACTGTCGCTGCCAAGGGATTGAAGAAACAATAA
- the metX gene encoding homoserine O-succinyltransferase MetX translates to MTTNASVGIVTPRKIPFDTPLALENGKTLPRFDLMIETYGTLNADKSNAVLICHALSGNHHVAGKHSAEDKYAGWWDNMVGPGKPIDTERFFVVGLNNLGGCDGSTGPLSENPETGREYGADFPVVTVKDWVKSQAMLADYLGIQKWAAVVGGSLGGMQALQWTISLPERVAHALVIASAPKLSTQNIAFNDVARQAILTDPDFHEGNYRSHHTVPSRGLRIARMMGHITYLAEDGLGKKFGRILKSDGYQYGYGVEFEVESYLRYQGDKFVGRFDANTYLLMTKALDYFDPAADYGHNLTRAVENVQAKFFVASFSTDWRFSPQRSHELVKALIAAQKSVQYIEVKSNHGHDAFLMEDEAYIRAVTAYMNNVYKDCQQ, encoded by the coding sequence ATGACAACAAATGCCTCAGTGGGCATTGTAACGCCCCGGAAAATTCCGTTTGACACACCGCTTGCTCTGGAAAACGGCAAAACCTTACCTCGTTTCGACCTGATGATTGAAACCTACGGCACACTCAATGCCGACAAAAGCAATGCCGTCCTTATCTGTCACGCCTTATCAGGCAATCATCATGTTGCCGGCAAGCACAGTGCGGAGGATAAATACGCCGGTTGGTGGGACAATATGGTCGGCCCCGGCAAACCCATCGATACCGAACGCTTTTTTGTGGTCGGTTTGAACAACTTGGGCGGCTGCGACGGCAGCACCGGCCCTTTGTCCGAGAATCCTGAAACCGGCCGCGAATATGGTGCGGATTTCCCGGTTGTAACCGTCAAAGACTGGGTGAAGTCCCAAGCCATGCTTGCCGATTATCTCGGCATCCAAAAATGGGCGGCCGTTGTCGGCGGCAGCTTGGGCGGCATGCAGGCATTGCAATGGACGATTTCTTTGCCCGAACGCGTTGCCCACGCGCTCGTTATCGCTTCCGCACCTAAACTTTCCACCCAAAACATCGCGTTTAACGATGTTGCCCGTCAGGCCATTTTGACCGATCCCGATTTCCACGAAGGTAATTACCGCAGCCATCATACCGTTCCTTCACGCGGTTTGCGTATCGCGCGTATGATGGGGCACATTACCTATCTTGCCGAAGACGGTTTGGGTAAAAAATTCGGCCGCATTTTAAAATCAGACGGCTATCAGTACGGCTACGGCGTTGAATTTGAAGTGGAATCTTATCTGCGCTATCAAGGCGACAAGTTTGTCGGCCGTTTTGATGCCAACACTTATCTGCTGATGACCAAGGCGCTCGACTACTTCGACCCGGCCGCCGATTACGGCCACAACCTCACGCGCGCCGTGGAAAATGTGCAGGCCAAATTCTTCGTTGCCAGCTTCAGCACCGACTGGCGCTTCTCGCCGCAACGTTCGCATGAATTGGTCAAGGCATTAATCGCCGCGCAAAAATCCGTGCAGTACATCGAAGTTAAATCCAATCACGGCCATGATGCCTTCTTGATGGAAGACGAAGCCTATATCCGCGCGGTTACCGCTTACATGAACAACGTTTACAAGGACTGCCAACAATGA
- a CDS encoding protein MIGRI, with the protein MIGRLLRFFFFCAIAALIVNRLFSRQQKRTIREIAKISAWVLLGAAAATLFWYLMMLFFKHIPNSY; encoded by the coding sequence ATGATAGGCAGGCTTTTGCGATTCTTTTTCTTTTGCGCCATCGCGGCATTGATTGTGAACCGTCTGTTCAGCCGCCAACAAAAGCGCACCATTCGGGAAATCGCCAAAATCAGCGCGTGGGTATTGCTGGGGGCGGCCGCGGCTACACTGTTTTGGTATCTAATGATGCTGTTTTTCAAGCATATTCCTAATTCTTATTGA
- the metW gene encoding methionine biosynthesis protein MetW: MNLRDDLQLIYDWIPEGSRVLDLGCGDGELLAALVAHKNCAGYGIEIDTDSVIAAMTRGVNVIQADLEEGLAAFGDQSFDVIVLSQTIQAMQNTEKILRCLMRVAKQAIVSFPNFGYWRNRFQIAIGGHMPVSERMPYHWYDTPNIHWCTLKDFDLLCAKNKIRVLERAVMTGNRQVKHLPNLLGSLAFYRVG, from the coding sequence ATGAATCTGCGCGACGATTTGCAACTCATTTACGATTGGATACCCGAAGGCAGCCGCGTACTCGATTTAGGTTGCGGCGACGGCGAGCTGCTGGCCGCGCTGGTGGCGCATAAAAACTGCGCCGGTTACGGCATCGAAATCGATACCGACAGCGTGATTGCCGCCATGACCCGCGGTGTAAATGTTATTCAGGCCGACTTGGAAGAGGGTTTGGCGGCGTTTGGCGATCAAAGCTTTGATGTGATTGTCTTGAGCCAAACCATTCAAGCCATGCAGAACACGGAAAAAATCCTGCGCTGCCTGATGCGCGTGGCCAAACAGGCTATTGTCAGTTTCCCTAACTTCGGCTACTGGCGCAACCGCTTTCAAATCGCCATCGGCGGCCATATGCCGGTTTCCGAGCGGATGCCGTATCATTGGTACGATACGCCCAATATCCATTGGTGTACCCTCAAAGACTTTGATTTGCTGTGTGCCAAAAACAAAATCCGCGTACTTGAGCGTGCGGTCATGACGGGCAACCGGCAGGTCAAACATCTGCCGAACTTATTGGGCAGCCTGGCGTTTTACCGCGTGGGTTGA
- a CDS encoding endonuclease/exonuclease/phosphatase family protein, with product MSPRPVTITSYNMHKGMSALNRKVQVNRMADALGALGSDVLFLQEVQGQHLNRSRRTDFPDAPHYDIIGDSLDYHRSYGKNAVYPKRHHGNAILSRLPLKTENNLNISVNKLEQRGLLHCEVVPEGWEDPLVCLCVHLNLREPDRLKQYRAISDYVDRHINPDSPLIIAGDFNDWRQKSARELGRALDLNEVFVDNTGKRPKTFPSRLPILSLDRIYTRNLDVIDSEIHNSKDWQHLSDHLPLSVTVRPHRKMDMKSDRKI from the coding sequence ATGTCTCCCCGTCCAGTTACCATTACTTCTTACAATATGCACAAAGGCATGTCTGCGCTCAACCGCAAAGTGCAGGTCAACCGCATGGCTGACGCGCTGGGTGCATTGGGTTCGGACGTTTTGTTTTTACAAGAAGTCCAAGGACAACATCTCAACAGAAGCCGCCGTACCGACTTTCCCGATGCGCCGCATTACGACATCATCGGCGACAGCCTCGATTATCATCGCAGCTACGGCAAAAATGCCGTCTATCCCAAACGACACCACGGCAACGCCATTCTCAGCCGCCTGCCGCTGAAAACGGAAAACAACCTCAACATCAGTGTCAACAAACTTGAACAACGCGGCCTGTTGCATTGCGAGGTCGTACCCGAAGGTTGGGAAGATCCGCTGGTGTGTCTGTGTGTCCACCTCAATCTGCGCGAGCCAGACCGCCTCAAACAATACCGCGCCATCAGCGACTATGTCGACCGCCACATCAACCCTGACAGCCCCTTGATTATTGCCGGCGATTTCAATGACTGGCGGCAAAAATCAGCACGTGAGCTGGGCAGGGCATTAGATTTGAACGAAGTATTCGTCGATAATACAGGCAAACGCCCCAAAACCTTCCCCTCGCGCCTGCCCATCCTCAGCCTTGACCGCATTTACACGCGCAACCTTGATGTCATCGATTCTGAAATTCACAACAGTAAAGACTGGCAGCATTTGTCAGATCATCTGCCGTTGAGTGTAACAGTTAGACCGCATCGTAAAATGGATATGAAGTCCGATAGAAAAATATAA
- the efp gene encoding elongation factor P: MKTAQELRAGNVFMVGNDPMVVQKTEYIKGGRSSAKVSMKLKNLLTGAATETIYKADDKFDVVILSRKNCTYSYFADPMYVFMDEEFNQYEIEADNIGDALKFIVDGMEDVCEVTFYEGNPISVELPTIIVREVEYTEPAVKGDTSGKVMKTARLVGGTEIQVMSYIENGDKVEIDTRTGEFRKRA, translated from the coding sequence ATGAAAACAGCACAAGAACTGCGCGCCGGCAACGTATTCATGGTCGGCAACGATCCTATGGTCGTTCAAAAAACCGAATACATCAAAGGCGGCCGCTCTTCCGCCAAAGTCAGCATGAAACTGAAAAACCTGCTGACCGGTGCCGCTACTGAAACCATTTACAAAGCCGACGACAAATTCGACGTCGTGATCCTGTCCCGCAAAAACTGTACTTACAGCTACTTTGCCGACCCAATGTACGTCTTCATGGACGAAGAATTCAACCAATACGAAATCGAAGCCGACAACATCGGCGATGCGTTGAAATTCATCGTTGACGGCATGGAAGACGTATGCGAAGTCACTTTCTACGAAGGCAACCCAATCTCCGTAGAATTGCCTACCATCATCGTTCGCGAAGTCGAATACACCGAGCCTGCCGTTAAAGGCGATACCTCCGGCAAAGTGATGAAAACCGCGCGTCTGGTCGGCGGCACTGAAATCCAAGTGATGTCTTACATCGAAAACGGCGACAAAGTCGAAATCGATACCCGTACCGGCGAATTCCGCAAACGTGCTTAA
- a CDS encoding TonB family protein, with translation MKTTKLLASALLFAAVFGTAQAADTETLEAMKAQNGSVKTVLMDVFTTPAGNVDRVNIIQSSGNPEMDERAVKSVSKYPYPKRKTASKYQHTVTFETNVEVINN, from the coding sequence ATGAAAACGACTAAACTCCTCGCCTCAGCCCTGTTGTTTGCCGCTGTATTCGGTACTGCACAAGCAGCCGATACCGAAACTCTGGAAGCCATGAAAGCGCAAAACGGCAGCGTTAAAACCGTTTTGATGGATGTTTTCACGACTCCTGCCGGCAACGTTGACCGCGTGAATATCATTCAATCCAGCGGCAATCCTGAAATGGACGAACGCGCAGTGAAAAGCGTTTCCAAATATCCTTATCCGAAACGCAAAACCGCATCTAAATACCAACACACCGTTACTTTTGAAACCAATGTTGAAGTAATCAACAACTGA
- a CDS encoding low molecular weight protein-tyrosine-phosphatase: MKTHKILFVCLGNICRSPMAEYVLRHRAREAGMGNAVITASAGTSGWHDGENMHEGTRRVLKQHGIDPSGFTSSKIKPSDAEHFDYIIVMDDNNLRETEKQLGFHPGKIFKLTDLIPDSGYNHVPDPWYTGDFDETYRLVDAGSLALLEKLKQA; the protein is encoded by the coding sequence ATGAAAACCCACAAAATCCTTTTCGTCTGCCTCGGCAACATCTGCCGCTCCCCCATGGCCGAATACGTCCTGCGCCACCGCGCCCGCGAAGCAGGCATGGGCAATGCCGTCATCACAGCCAGCGCAGGCACATCAGGTTGGCACGACGGCGAAAACATGCACGAAGGTACGCGCCGCGTGCTCAAACAACACGGCATCGACCCGTCAGGCTTTACCAGCAGCAAAATCAAACCCAGCGATGCCGAACATTTCGACTACATCATCGTGATGGACGACAACAACCTCAGAGAAACCGAAAAACAGCTCGGCTTCCACCCCGGTAAAATCTTCAAACTGACCGACCTTATCCCCGATTCAGGCTACAACCACGTTCCCGATCCGTGGTACACAGGCGACTTTGACGAAACCTACCGTCTGGTCGATGCCGGCAGTTTGGCCTTGTTGGAAAAATTGAAACAGGCTTAA
- a CDS encoding tautomerase family protein, with protein MPYVNIKVTGGSEAPSAEQKAELIRGVTELLSRVLNKNPETTVVVIDEIDMDNWGIGGKSVTVRRAEARNK; from the coding sequence ATGCCCTACGTCAATATCAAAGTAACCGGCGGCAGCGAAGCCCCGAGTGCAGAGCAAAAAGCCGAATTAATCCGCGGCGTCACCGAATTACTCTCACGCGTTCTCAACAAAAACCCTGAGACAACCGTCGTCGTCATCGACGAAATCGATATGGACAACTGGGGCATAGGCGGCAAAAGCGTGACGGTTCGCCGTGCCGAAGCGCGCAATAAGTAA
- a CDS encoding lysophospholipid acyltransferase family protein: MTAKIRFIFRLLCIAGCLLYGMAEMFFLFPFYSSKRKLRAIQLWSLRVLASCGMKLQTFGTPPQEGRGQMLISNHISWLDIMAVNGAFPGRFVAKDDVAKWPVVGYLATQAQTVYVSRNRGIKGNSAKIAGVTEALKNGDTVTIFPEGTSTEGREILPFKPSFFQTAYDAGVPIIPALCRYPNPDGSSPNPHTAYYGDISLWQSICMVISQPSSTVELHFLDPIEAGEDRYATALQVHALLSEKQKQLG; this comes from the coding sequence ATGACCGCCAAAATCCGTTTTATCTTCCGCCTCCTTTGCATTGCCGGCTGCCTTTTGTACGGCATGGCCGAAATGTTTTTTCTGTTTCCCTTTTACAGCAGCAAACGCAAACTGCGTGCGATCCAATTATGGTCGCTGCGCGTGCTCGCTTCCTGCGGCATGAAACTGCAAACTTTCGGCACGCCGCCGCAAGAAGGCCGCGGCCAAATGCTTATCAGCAACCATATTTCATGGTTGGACATTATGGCGGTCAACGGCGCTTTCCCCGGCCGTTTCGTGGCTAAAGACGATGTGGCCAAATGGCCTGTGGTCGGTTATCTTGCCACGCAAGCGCAAACGGTTTATGTCTCGCGCAACCGCGGCATCAAAGGCAACTCCGCCAAAATCGCCGGCGTGACCGAAGCGCTGAAAAACGGCGATACCGTCACCATTTTCCCCGAAGGCACCAGTACCGAAGGCCGTGAAATCCTGCCGTTCAAACCCAGCTTTTTTCAGACGGCCTACGATGCAGGCGTACCGATTATTCCGGCACTCTGCCGCTATCCGAATCCGGACGGCAGCAGCCCCAATCCGCACACTGCCTACTACGGCGACATCAGCCTCTGGCAATCTATCTGCATGGTCATCAGCCAGCCTTCCAGCACGGTCGAGCTGCATTTCCTTGATCCGATTGAAGCGGGAGAAGACCGCTACGCTACCGCACTTCAAGTACACGCCCTGTTGAGCGAAAAGCAAAAACAGTTGGGCTGA
- the gloA gene encoding lactoylglutathione lyase, producing MRLLHTMLRVGNLERSLDFYQNVLNMQLLRRRDYPEGRFTLAFVGYGDEADHTVLELTHNWDTESYDLGDAYGHIAIEVDDAYAACERVKEMGGKVVREAGPMKHGTTVIAFVEDPDGYKIEFIQKKSGSDSVQYSS from the coding sequence ATGCGCTTGCTTCATACTATGCTGCGTGTCGGCAATCTCGAACGCTCTTTGGATTTTTATCAAAACGTATTGAACATGCAATTGCTGCGCCGCCGCGATTATCCTGAAGGCCGTTTTACTTTGGCTTTTGTCGGTTATGGCGATGAGGCGGACCATACTGTTTTGGAACTGACCCACAACTGGGATACCGAGTCTTACGACTTGGGCGATGCTTATGGCCACATCGCGATTGAAGTCGATGATGCTTACGCCGCGTGCGAACGTGTCAAAGAAATGGGCGGCAAAGTGGTACGCGAAGCCGGTCCGATGAAACACGGTACGACTGTGATTGCGTTTGTCGAAGATCCGGACGGCTACAAAATCGAATTTATTCAAAAGAAAAGCGGTAGCGATTCGGTGCAATATTCATCTTAA